From the Papilio machaon chromosome 13, ilPapMach1.1, whole genome shotgun sequence genome, the window TAAATCTATACCGGAGAACGCAGAACACACTATACCCATCTTTTCTTATTGCCACagctgtaaataaataagttcgatcacaatttttgtaattatataaatctgTCTTCACAGGGATAGTTTAGGTTCACAATAAGACCGGATACTTGCCTATCGCTTCTTTCCCTTGTTATCGGCTTCCGAAGTTTTTTTCGGCTCGGATTTAAAACTCAAGTGAAGAAAAACGCAATTGCCCCCCTACACTGTCATCAGCTTCTACTTGtccttttattacgaattaactttatgattaataaattgttaattgatataaaagtTGTTGAAAAATGCCCATttttacaccaaaaatcttTGGCGCTTTCCGCTTCGTTAATAATTCAGTTAAAATGggtcaattattattttagtggtTGATACACAAATGTGACATCAAAAGtcaataattgtaaatgtCAGTAGTGTTGATCTTTGTAAGCAaaagttatgaataaaaaaaatacaattaaaaatatgtcaacgccatctattggatCAAATAATACGCTTAAAATATTCCGCGACccacttaaataaaaatcatcatGGAGTTAAGGATCGTGGTCGGAGATTTTGCCTACAACTTAAGTAACTTTCTCTTTCAATCGTATTTTCTTACTCTTTCTTGACTTAAAGCTGATgccaaactttaaaaattaaagacaatttttttttcttattatgatAGGTAAAGTATGGGTgcattgtgtgaaagaggatatgccgTAAGacgggggtaaattcagatatgacggctgatagagatgtatggaggagtacatactgtgccgaccttccatagggataagggcaggttgatgatgatgaggtaaattaaaaataaattattttaaagaatatttttaataaacaacttgtataataaaaacacaaatttacaACAGTCTCAAATATCCAAGCTCTCACAAccgatataaaaaattaacaaccaatttcatttcaaacacaatcaaaatgtttttattaacttgCAGTATGTTGGCATAAATAATTCAGCATAATAAATTGtgattaatttcataaaaaaataataaaaattaaatatccattaaatatatttaataattaatctttttttaggAATTACCAAAGATACTAAAGAAAATGCCATATAAATTGCTATATACTTTtggctatttataaaaaaagtacctttttaaataataatcaaatactAAAACATGCATTCTatccataattttaattatggcTAATTGTTAAACTGACGATGTTTGTAATCTGACGGTGACGTCACAACTTCAGTGAGCTTAACGAATGTTTTTGACAATCTCCTTCGTAtcatcaattatgtcaaaattagtaagagATTTTTAGTGTACTTTAATCCCGATAgtggcgctgcacaaattttgatACTATGACGAATGTCACCAATATTCGTGATAGACCCTCAGTATAAGCTCGCATGTGTGagattaagtatttttaacaatttataattattaaatataataattttattgctctttacattaatataactaAGGTAACACGACTTACAAAGCACTTGAATTAACTGATATTGCCATCCtttacattatctttgaataaaACAGAGAAGAATATGTGCCTTTAAAGTGTCACAGCTGgaaaattcatcatcatcatcagctcactatacgtccctacAGAGGGGCTcaagcctaccctaagtcaggagtgactaggacatagtcaacactggccaagtgcgggttgacttcacacatatcattgaatttcttctcagatatgtgcagcatcccgatgttttccttcaccgtaagaacctcggataaatgtacatatgtaaatcgaaactcgaaaaacacattagtacatggcgggattcgaacccaggatctgcagattgcaagtcaagtgcttaacaccAGAGCCACTGACTCTCTGGGAAATTAAACGGTTACAattcaacaaaaacaattagaTAAAGCcaaggaaaaaataaattcagtgaaaaaaaaatactaaaaagaaaattattatagaaaaaagtataagatgtaaaaagaaattataacaattttaataatatctttacaattacaacatttaaatatctttaaaactaattataaaaaaaatgtgctcTACCGCCTCGTCTCGTGATCAACGCGGCGTTGACGCGTCGACGCCTCGATAACGTTAACAAATCAAGGTTTTTTAGGCGGAGCTCAGATGTACTAAGAGTTTACGAATGCgctataattttaatggacAGGAAACTATTGTTCCAAgtatattactaaataaaaatacatatttaaaataaaataacttaaaattggAGGAATATTCGTCTCGGTAAAATACAAGTAAATTTTCGAGCAcaactataattattatgaaaattgtattgtacaataaaaataaattaaaagtctaAAGCCGTTTTTATACTCTTATAGTTGTTCGTCAAATATTCttcgtatatttattatctaaataataaaattatgtaaatagtcttgaaaaaagtaatttaaaaaatcaataaaaaacaaataaatatggaCAAAGAAGTTTGAGCAAATCTAAaatttgtaacttttaaaaccaaaaaaaaatgtgtaatgaACGAACGAAGGCGTTGCAAATCTAGGCCTGGTTTGTGTACGCTTAGTGGGCAACGCGGCAACTTATGTGGGCCATATGAATTGCGTGCTGTGCATTAAGCTGGGTGAGCATAAGATACACCCATAGTGGGCAAATCATGTGGGCGACGATTATTGCTTGGTGAGCATGAGTTACACCCATAGTGGGCAACTCATGTGGGCGACGTATATTGCTGGGCGCACATGAGGCAGGTTAGGCGTGGGCAATAGTAGTGGGCAACTTTGTAGCTTTTGTGGGAGATGTGTACTGCTTTCCGTGCATCACGCAGTGGGTGTAGGCTACGTATGAGTGGGCGTGGGCAACTTATGTGGGCGATTCGCTACTTGCCGTACACGAAGGCTGGGCGTAGGCTACGCATGTGTGGGCGTGGGAAACTTATGTGGGCGATGTGTATTGGTTTGCATGCAGCAGGTCCCACAGTGGCAGCTCTGCGAGTGCGGTGTGCAGCTCGTGTGTGAGCTGCGCAGTGAGGGCGGGCGCCGCGTGGGCTACACTTGCCCCCCGGGTCCAAGTTCGCACCAGACCCGCGGCACCACTCAGGGGTCCCAGACCAGTAACGTGCATGTCCATTGACCtgtaaatgtatgtattataaaGTGATGTGTTCCTACTCATCTTctttttagcatttttttgTCTAAACATTGTCTTTGATAATTGTGTGTCGCAGGCCTTCTTCCCAATcatttctaataagaaaaggatgggaaaggaaagtggattttacggaggagaggacgcataggaaaacGATATCTTCGCCCTTGTCACCCTCGATCGATTAAAAGTAGACAATGCATAtataattgcggatgtctatgggcagtggacacttcgctatttcggcgaatttaagtggccgcttgctcgtttgtcaccttatatGTTAATAATCAGCAGTTGTAATGTATCGTGTATGTACTGACTGCAGATGATCTAGACGCAGACAGTCTAGCTGCGCGTAGTTCTCTGCGCGTGCGCGTCCGACAGAGAGGCGCAGATGTAGTGCGCAGTGAGCGAGCGCGGCGGCAACACGTCCCGCACACGACACGCCCATCGCACGCATGCGGTACCCCTCGTACCCGATCTATTATCATCAAATTGTATgctagttaagttttttttttaaatttgatgataaatatttatttttgtatgatgTACTCGCTTTTAAATATGTCTGAGATTTAAGAGTTGTGAATAGGTTCTCCTATTGGAAGTCTCGTATTCTACTGTAATAAAAATCGTGAAGTTTTAGTCTctgttaaaattacttttcttAGTTATTCTCTAcaagctgtcgcacgcgactctgtccgcgcggaatgaaaaaaacttaattagtagtctatgtgttcttccagactatgtttaacctatatgaaaaatttcaccgagatccatgcagtcgttccggagataccttcaaacatccatccatctaaacattcgtactTATAAGATGAAATGAAAAAGCGAAAATCATTgggattaattaaattcttaaggATTATTAACCTATATTTCAAATGTGTATACTAAATAACCTGCAGATCTTTTATCTTGAGCGTGACACTGAAGCTGGTCCTGTCGTCTCCGTGATGAGAGACGCTGACGTCACTGACCCTGTTGATGGTGGCCAAGTTCTTCAGCCAGCCCGCCTCCGTCTCGAACTTACCCACGAACGATATCGATcctatctaaatataaatctattaaCACTCAGATAACTGCCAAAGtagaaaaaatatcaacatcAACAATACTTCTAGATAattaatcagttttttttagcaGAGGTAAAGTCTGTAATTTGAAGCATTACTTCGTTTCAGTTTATTTACTAACTAGCGgtaacccgcgactccgtctgtacgtaataaaaaaaactctattaatagcctatgtgttctctcacactatgttctacacatatgctaaattttatcaagaccTATGCAGTCGTTCCGGAAATACTTTCAaaccaacatccatccatccatacatacatccaaacattcgcatttataatataagtaagatataagtaaaattagcAAGAGTAATTTGAGGAGAGTCGGAACAAAAAGCGATAATtcacattttgatttttttttctttgaacttTTCCATAAAAGACAACAATGTGATTGTTTTGTTCGCACTCTCCTCATATaagggttgtttttttattttatttcattacctTGTGCATAAAAGTAGCATGTAGAGGCGGCAACTCGAGCACCTCGCGGCGAGTCTGCAGTAAAGTCCGCCGCATGTTGATTAGCACCATGTCCACTACTCGGTTACCATTGAGAGCTAAATCTGCTGCCATCGatctaaaagttttaataatttatatctaaacCACCACCCGCTTCTTGATTTGGTTTACATCActgtttttgaaatttatatcattgtatAAATGTATTCAGATATCTTGGAGGCTCTTAACTTTGCGCGAGTTTTTGCCGATGACCTTGTGccaccaagatatttgaaaagagttatatatgtagaataattttaaatttgtaattttattattattatttagaaagAAGTTCAGTTATCTAGGTCGACGCATTAGCATTATCAATAATAACAAGCTGTCGTTCATTGTTACATATCGCTTAGTGAATTTAACAACTGAATAACAATGAAGATGATAACAATGTACGATGCGATAAAGACCTTGTTATACTTTAATATAcattagttatatatttttgtggtaAGAGTAATTACGTATATGTTTAAAGCAAGACATTAATGTATATTGCGTAGAATTACAAAAGATTTGATATattagtaactagcttttacccgcgactccgtccgcgcggaataaaaaaaatgcacacaagataaaaaaaggtcctatgtccgtctcctagttctaagctacttccccatcaattttcagctaaatcaggtcgaccaatcttgagttataaatagtgtaactaacacgactttcttttatatatatagatttccaCAATTAACAGATTGCCTTAATTAGTAggtaatgataaaaattaagaattcgAAAGATATTTGCTAATAGCCACatcagatttaattaattattttaagggaTTTTTTTAAGGAATTGTTAGCGACCACAGGATTATAATTAATGGTATTTGCTTGTTTACCTGTAGACTTCGAGCATGCTGGGGTTGGAGTAGAGCAGGTCGGAGACGCTTGTGGCCTGACGCAACACCAGTGCCAGGTGCCGCTGCAGTCGATGTCTCAGTAACGCGTACAGTGGCAGAGACACCGCCGCTGTCAGCGGTAGATCATCTGGAAATAAGAAtagttcattatttttttcttaaatagaccaaacttttaattaactgtatctataaattagtttaaacataaatttatttatgaaaatcaaTAATGGCGAAGTTGAAAAAAATgactatatataaaacaagcttttacccacgactccgtccgcggaataaaaaataaaaaacggggtaaaaattatcctatgtccgtttcctggttctaagctacctgcccaccaattttcagtcaaatcgattcagccgttcttgagttataaatagtgtaacttcttttatatatatagatatagatatagattacaCTAGATGTATTGTTTGCTTGTcctatgaaatatatttatagaaaagttCTTACCTATGTGCTTAGCTAATTGTTCCGTTGTAGTAAATTCATATCCACCATTCCTTTGAGGTGACGGCCATGACagctaaaataatatcttgttatttatatgttatgtaaaaaaaagtctgCTACTTTCAGAAATTACCAAGTTTGAAtggtgaaattataaaaataaacatatctaCCTTGACTATAACTTCATCATGTACAAAATCAATTCCCgggttaatgaaattaaacacaTCATCTTCCATCACTAAGCCAACATTTACATCAGCTGTCATATTTGATAATGATATTCTGAAATTaacttaacatataaaaatacaatatatatcaattattttgtaatgacaTATTATCAGTCCAGTCCAACAATCAATCGGCCCACTGATGAATCAACCCAAAGGACTGAATCAAATCTATAGAATTGTTTGGTGGGCCGATCACCTCATCGGGAAAAACCCATATATGTGCTTAAGAAGCAGTAAAACAAAAGCTATAGATGAATTACACCAATTctagaaacaaataaaacaaaatataaataaattataattataaagaaacaaataatttctaaataaattttttgtaaattaaacaaattaaaacatcagtctataacattataaaataatataaagcaaTAACAGCCATGTatagtatacaaaaataaaattaccataTCCTTAATTGCACAGACCTTAcaatcaaaagaaaataaaattgtttactttgtgataaaatacttgctttaatacatattgaaaGTCATGATAATATAGTAATaagatataaacataaattgtgTACTTCACACTAATTGTTAATGTAACACAATATtgctaatgttaaaatatattttaaatttacagaaaaagttgattaaaatattaaatgaccATTCAGTGTCATAATAAGTAAAATCACAATGAACAATATTCCATTAGTAAAATGAACAATTTCCCATATAGTCTACTAGCAGTTGGTTGCGACTTTGTACACttggaattaaaacaataataaatatagccagAAATTTTTCTTATTGGTTGTTATTtcagagcctattcaatgcaaattaacaaacaaacaaatctttcctctttataagaTTAGTATATAGGTAGATTAGCTGTCGCACGCAACTCTGTcagcacggaattaaaaatcgtaattagtggcctatatgttcttccagactatgctctacatctatgccgaatttcagtgagatttgagccgttctgaagatacataataacaaacatccatccatccatctaaacattcacatttataaaattagtaagattagcaATGTAAAAGtatatgaaaaacatatatgtTACTTACAAAACATGTCCCTCTGACATAACAGGTATTAAGTTATATAGATTCTCATTAAATGCACTGTATAGTCCTTTCACACTGACCTCACCTAGTGAACATTTCAGATTTAGCGCCATTGATTTGAGATCTAGAGATACTGTTTGCAGGTGGAATGTAGGTGTCCGGAGTAGTTCCAATCTTGTTAGATTACTGCAACAAGAATACATAAGTCTATCAGATAATTTGTAGTAcagtttgaaaaaacaaacgGAAGGTTGGAAGGTAGAGAAGGTTACAATGTAACTGATGGTGCAAAAACtatctgaaaatatattttttatgttagggtgtaaaaatcataaattgttCCAAAAGATcaagaaagaaaagaagaaaaagcaAGTTTTAGAACAGTTATAATGTTGATTTGAAGTTGTTTAGTTAAACTTACACTTGGGTATTTTTCGCAAAATATGATGTATCCTCCAGTGTATCAGGTTTGATTTGTtcaccatttttattctgttgCAATATAACATTTGTGAAGctctgt encodes:
- the LOC106717746 gene encoding uncharacterized protein LOC106717746; this encodes MSDEESVDIKQELLDLLTNVQPNLQDVIKRSFTNVILQQNKNGEQIKPDTLEDTSYFAKNTQVNLTRLELLRTPTFHLQTVSLDLKSMALNLKCSLGEVSVKGLYSAFNENLYNLIPVMSEGHVLISLSNMTADVNVGLVMEDDVFNFINPGIDFVHDEVIVKLSWPSPQRNGGYEFTTTEQLAKHIDDLPLTAAVSLPLYALLRHRLQRHLALVLRQATSVSDLLYSNPSMLEVYRSMAADLALNGNRVVDMVLINMRRTLLQTRREVLELPPLHATFMHKIGSISFVGKFETEAGWLKNLATINRVSDVSVSHHGDDRTSFSVTLKIKDLQIGYEGYRMRAMGVSCAGRVAAALAHCALHLRLSVGRARAENYAQLDCLRLDHLQSMDMHVTGLGPLSGAAGLVRTWTRGASVAHAAPALTAQLTHELHTALAELPLWDLLHANQYTSPT